The following nucleotide sequence is from Solidesulfovibrio carbinolicus.
CTGGATCAGGGCTTCGAGCTTTTCGCTTAAGCGCGCGTAGAAGGCCGGGTCTTCCCCGAAATGGATTTTGCAGTGTTTGCGGATGGCGTGTTCCATCTCGCTGGCCTTGGCTTTGTCGCTTACGTGCTTTTCGACCTGCTCGATGAAGCGCGGGGACATGAGCTCGACGGGCGGAATTTTGGGGTCGATGCCGAGGCTTATCAGATGCTCGTTGATGAGCTTTTTGACCTTCTCGCCGGCTCCGGCGATGTCGATGGAATCGTCCTTGTACCGCTCCCTAACCATGGCCAGCAGGTAGCCGAAACGTTTGGCCGGAATCTTGTACGGATTGGCGGCGGCGTGGGGCAGGACGATGTCCAGGCTTTGCAGAAACTTTTGCAGATAGACCTCGAAGTCGGCCCGCAGCTTGATGTCGCGGAGCATCTCCACGGCCTGCTCGACGATCTCCAGCGAGGCGGCGCGCTCGGTGATCTCCTGGGTGACGAAGGCTTCCATGTCCTCCACGCCGTTGCCGGCGAAGAACTGGATGAGGCGGCGGTAGCGGCTTTCGAGGATGGGGATTTCCGAGGAAATGTCTTGCAGCGCCCCGGCCGCGTCGTCGTAGTCTTCGCCGGCATAGATGGACAGGGCTTTGCGCAGATGGTTGGCGAGGCCGATGTAATCGACGATGTAGCCGCGCTGCTTGCCTTTCTTGACCCGGTTTACCCGGGCGATGGTCTGGAGCAGGTTGTGATCCTTGATTTTCTTGTCGATGTACATGACCTGTTCGATGGGAGCGTCGAAGCCGGTGAGCAGGCGGTCGCAGACGATGAGGAAGGCGATGCCAGTATGCGGTTCTTTGGAATCAATGGCCCGCTTGAAATTCTGGATGGCGTTGCGTTCCTTGGCCGATTTGACGGCGTGGAGCACGTCGGCGCGCTCGTTGACGCCGTCTATGGACAGGATGACGGCCGTTTTCAGAAAGGCGATGGCGGCGATGCGTTCCGAGTCCGGCTGCGGTTTGGCCGTTTCCGCCTCTAGAGCGGCGGCCAGGGCCTTGTCGATGGCCCGCTGGTATCGCACGGCGGCGAGCTTGGAGCTGGTGACGACTTGGGCCTTGAAGCCGTTGGGCAGGATGTTGTCGATATAATGCCGGACCAGATCGACGGCGATGGCGTCGATGCGTTTTTCGGCTTCGAGCAGATCGCCTGTTGTGCCGTATTTTTTCTTTATGGCCAGGATTTCCTCGTCGGTGCGCTCCTTGAAGAGATCCTCGAATTTCTGATCGAACTCGTGCCGCTCGTTGATGGCCGTCTCGGCCGTTTTGCCTTCGTAGAGAATCTGGACCGTGGCCCCGTCTTTCACGGCGTCTTCGAGCTTGTATTTGTCGATGTAGTCCCCGAAGCGGCGGATGGTCGGTTCCCGGCTTGCGCCGCTTAAAAGCGGGGTGCCGGTGAAGGCGATGCGGGTGGCATTGGGGAAGGCCTCGAAAAGGTTGTCGGCCATGTCGCCGGACTGGCTGCGGTGGGCTTCGTCCACCATGATGAGCACGCGCTCGGAGGCGTTGACCAGCCCGAAGGCCTCGAAAACCGGCGGCGTATCCAGGGCCTGGGACAGGTAGCCGGGCATGTGGCGGTGGCCGTTTTCCTGGAACTTGTGGACCATGACCATGTTGAGATTGGAAGCGGTGGAGGCGAGCTTGTGCTTGAGGGCAGCCGTGGATTGGATGGTGGTCACGGTCTCGCCGGTGAGCGTGGCGGTCTTGCCGAGTTGTTCTTCCAGGTCGATGCGGTCGTTGACGAGCAGGATCTTGTAGTCCTTGAGATCGTCGCAGCGGCGCATTTTGCGTATGGCAAAGACCATGGTCAGGGATTTGCCCGAGCCTTGGGTGTGCCAGACCACGCCCGAGCGTTCGCGCGGGGTCCGGCCCTGGCGCAGGCGTTCGATCATCTTTTGAACGGCCCGGTATTGCTGGTAGCGGCCGACCACTTTGATGGTGCGGCTGTCGGTGTCCATGAAGACGGCGAAGCTGCGCACGATGTCGAGAAGCGTGGCCGGAGCGAGCATCCCGGCAACGAGGATTTCCTGTTCGCGGGCGTGGCCGTCCGGTTGGCAGGGAATGGGGCGGCCGTCGGGGACGTAGCGCCAGGCGAAATAGTGTTCGTCCGAGGAGGTGATGGTCCCGAAGTCGGCCTTTTCGCCGCAGGTGCGGATCATAAGCTGGTTGGCGTGAAACAGGCGCGGTTCGCCTTCGCGCAGGCCGGCCGCCGCTGTTTCCTCGCGCTGTTCGCTGTAGCGGCGCAGTTGGCGGTAGGCCTCATACATGGAGTCGGCGGCGTTGGCGTCGGCCTCCTTGCACTCGATGACGACCAGCGGCAGGCCGTTTACGAACAGGACGACGTCCGGCAGGATGAACTGTTTGACGCCGCCCGGCGTGTCGAGGCGAAACTGGTTGATGGCCAGGAAGTGGTTTTTCTCCGGGGCCTCGAAGTTGATGATGTGCACTTCTGGCGAGGCTTCGTCGGTCAGCTCGTTGCAATCGACGGTGGCCTTGTTCAGTAGCCGCAAGACTTCCCGATTGGCTTCGACGAGGCTTTTGCCGGGATGGTTGGTCAGTTCTTCGTGGAGATCGTCGAGTTGCTTGTCGGTCAGCCACTCCCGGCCGTCGGGCAGGGCGTTGGCGGCGCGCACGCTTTGCCGGAAGACGTCCTTGAGGGTGACCTCGCGGAAGGAGGCGCGGCAGGATTTGGCGGGATCGGACGGTATCTCGGCAAAGCCCTGGTCGATGACCTCCCAGCCCAGCCCAGTCAACTGATCGAGGAGGGGCTTTTCGACGTTGCGGTATTCGGGCATGGCGGCTCGCTTGTCCGTCACATCGACGCAGCAAGCGGCCTAGGGCGTCGCCTCCTGGTTCGCTTCAGACGTTTGCAGTTCCTTCAGCGTCTTCCCGCTCTTGTCCTTCCACTTTGTCCGCCCATTGGTATTGCGACCAAGGACAATGCTGGCCGCTAGGCTCGGAGAATTAAAAACATAATCTTGCGAGAAGGCATATGTGTCGTTCTGTTTAATTAGAACTTCCTGTCTTATCAAGTCATTTCTTAAATTGGCGGTGCCATCTGGGTACGAGGGGACAGTCTGCTTTTTTGCTTGAGAGCCTTTTCGTACTACAAAACCTCGGCTGCTTTCATACCCTTGAGCTTCTATGTCCGTACCTTTCAGAAAAAGCATGGTCTTGCCGCGCGCCGTGGCGGCCCGTGCCTCGAACACCGACAGGCCGAGCAGTGGGAAGATGCCGAGCATGTCGGCCAGGAAGCTTTCGGTGTCGGCCAGCTCGGCCTCGGCCAGGGTGGGCGGCTGGGGCGTTTGCACATTGTCGAGGTTGGCCTGCTTGGCCGCCTTGGCCAGCTCCACCAGCCGGCATTCCAGGTGTTTGACGTGCGCCTTGTTGAGGCTGCCGTCGGCGGCGGTGAAGAATACGGCCCAGGTCCAGAAATCTTTGCCTGCGTAATGGCTGTCCAGGCGCGGCTTTATGGGGTCGCCCTCGCCGATGTAGACGGTGGGCAGGCTGCTGTCCTCGGACGGACCGACCAGGATGTAGACGCCGGTCTTGGTGATTTCCGGCCGTTTGGCCGCTTCCTGGTAGGCGGTGCGGTTAAAGACCACGCCTGTGCCGGTCCAGTTGGATTTGCCGATGACGCGCAGCCCGTCCGGGTCGCCGTGCGGCAGAAAGATTTTGATGGAGTAGGGCCGGCTGGCGCTAGGGGGCATGGTGTGGCTCCTGGGTGGTGGAGGGGTCTGCGGTGGGGACGCGGACGCGGCCGGAGAGGAGGTCTTGCATGAGGCCGGATTTAAGTACTTGCAGTTTATCCTTAGTCTGTCTGGTATTCTGGATTTTTGACTCAACTGTGTCGAGCCGCAATGAAATACGCATCTGTTCTTCGCGAGTTGGTCGCGCAAATGGGAATTTTGCAAATCGGTCCGCGCCTAAGTGGGCCACTGATGTTGTTTGTCTGGCGATAGTCATGAATAATTCAGTGTCTAGCCAATTTTTGAACACCAACCAGCAGAACCTATGGTCGTTTTCTGGGAAGGCCCTAAATCGAATAAGTGTATTTTGAAAACAATATCTATTAGGTTCTCCTTCGTAAATTGCACTTCTTCCGACAAGCTCCAGGCTCTGTCCTTCATTTAGAAATATATCTCCGGGAAGTACATTGTAGGTTAACTTCTCTTCTGGAGTAAAGTCCATCGCTAAAATATCTGAATAGTCTATCCAGCCATCGAATACATTTGCGACACGAAGGTATGGAGTGGTGTGTTTTCCAGTAGTATGCTTGGGGGATCGCTGTCGACCTAATCGCACAGAACCAATCTCATGGACTTGTTTAACCTCCCACTCCTTCGGAATCCACCCCAACTCCGATTCCTTATACAGCTCCGGCGCTTCCTCGCGCGGCGGCCGCAAATGGCCGTTTGCATCCACGCCCCGCGTAAACAGGTCGTGCATCATGCCCTGCTTGATGGACTGATACTTGGCAATGGCGGCTTCGGTTTGTTCGATGAGGTTGTCGACGGTTGATAGAATGTTCGCGATATCGCTCTGGATTTTTTTGTCAGCTGGAATCGAGAAAGGAAAGTCTTTTAAGTGTTTTAAATGTC
It contains:
- a CDS encoding GIY-YIG nuclease family protein, whose translation is MPPSASRPYSIKIFLPHGDPDGLRVIGKSNWTGTGVVFNRTAYQEAAKRPEITKTGVYILVGPSEDSSLPTVYIGEGDPIKPRLDSHYAGKDFWTWAVFFTAADGSLNKAHVKHLECRLVELAKAAKQANLDNVQTPQPPTLAEAELADTESFLADMLGIFPLLGLSVFEARAATARGKTMLFLKGTDIEAQGYESSRGFVVRKGSQAKKQTVPSYPDGTANLRNDLIRQEVLIKQNDTYAFSQDYVFNSPSLAASIVLGRNTNGRTKWKDKSGKTLKELQTSEANQEATP
- a CDS encoding type I restriction endonuclease subunit R translates to MPEYRNVEKPLLDQLTGLGWEVIDQGFAEIPSDPAKSCRASFREVTLKDVFRQSVRAANALPDGREWLTDKQLDDLHEELTNHPGKSLVEANREVLRLLNKATVDCNELTDEASPEVHIINFEAPEKNHFLAINQFRLDTPGGVKQFILPDVVLFVNGLPLVVIECKEADANAADSMYEAYRQLRRYSEQREETAAAGLREGEPRLFHANQLMIRTCGEKADFGTITSSDEHYFAWRYVPDGRPIPCQPDGHAREQEILVAGMLAPATLLDIVRSFAVFMDTDSRTIKVVGRYQQYRAVQKMIERLRQGRTPRERSGVVWHTQGSGKSLTMVFAIRKMRRCDDLKDYKILLVNDRIDLEEQLGKTATLTGETVTTIQSTAALKHKLASTASNLNMVMVHKFQENGHRHMPGYLSQALDTPPVFEAFGLVNASERVLIMVDEAHRSQSGDMADNLFEAFPNATRIAFTGTPLLSGASREPTIRRFGDYIDKYKLEDAVKDGATVQILYEGKTAETAINERHEFDQKFEDLFKERTDEEILAIKKKYGTTGDLLEAEKRIDAIAVDLVRHYIDNILPNGFKAQVVTSSKLAAVRYQRAIDKALAAALEAETAKPQPDSERIAAIAFLKTAVILSIDGVNERADVLHAVKSAKERNAIQNFKRAIDSKEPHTGIAFLIVCDRLLTGFDAPIEQVMYIDKKIKDHNLLQTIARVNRVKKGKQRGYIVDYIGLANHLRKALSIYAGEDYDDAAGALQDISSEIPILESRYRRLIQFFAGNGVEDMEAFVTQEITERAASLEIVEQAVEMLRDIKLRADFEVYLQKFLQSLDIVLPHAAANPYKIPAKRFGYLLAMVRERYKDDSIDIAGAGEKVKKLINEHLISLGIDPKIPPVELMSPRFIEQVEKHVSDKAKASEMEHAIRKHCKIHFGEDPAFYARLSEKLEALIQKHKEDWDKLCQGMLEIRLEAKNGRPEPDDGIKPQEAPFYELIGMIAFGRDGVPKAHAQTVKQLVADIVEALQQTINIINFWSRPSDISALKGRLSDLMLFTGIGEIIDASEKLVADIVELAKARHRDLVK
- a CDS encoding restriction endonuclease subunit S, which codes for MSDTLEGKLCDFITVCNDKSKQVKSTEYLPIGTIPIIDQSSSKIAGYTDNIQHAHTNILPAIIFGDHTRQVKYIDFPFAAGADGTQLIKSNDKIHPKFLYYKVCQAASSIGNYGYDRHLKHLKDFPFSIPADKKIQSDIANILSTVDNLIEQTEAAIAKYQSIKQGMMHDLFTRGVDANGHLRPPREEAPELYKESELGWIPKEWEVKQVHEIGSVRLGRQRSPKHTTGKHTTPYLRVANVFDGWIDYSDILAMDFTPEEKLTYNVLPGDIFLNEGQSLELVGRSAIYEGEPNRYCFQNTLIRFRAFPENDHRFCWLVFKNWLDTELFMTIARQTTSVAHLGADRFAKFPFARPTREEQMRISLRLDTVESKIQNTRQTKDKLQVLKSGLMQDLLSGRVRVPTADPSTTQEPHHAP